In a single window of the Nocardiopsis composta genome:
- a CDS encoding GNAT family N-acetyltransferase produces the protein MERERTEDDNAMTMWTTRPETDGDAGAIRAVNTAAFPTAEEADLVDALRADPEAWIDGLSYVAETPDGTVAGHALLTRCRVDGAPALALAPCAVLPEYQGKGAGSAAIRAALEAARAMGENLVLVLGHADYYPRFGFTPASGFGVRPPFEVPDEAVMALALDPGRPVPTGTIAYPPAFGV, from the coding sequence ATGGAACGTGAGAGAACGGAAGACGACAACGCCATGACCATGTGGACCACTCGTCCCGAGACCGACGGCGACGCCGGCGCGATCCGCGCCGTCAACACCGCCGCCTTCCCCACCGCGGAGGAGGCCGACCTGGTCGACGCGCTGCGCGCCGACCCCGAGGCGTGGATCGACGGCCTGTCCTACGTCGCCGAGACCCCGGACGGCACCGTCGCCGGACACGCCCTGCTCACCCGCTGCCGGGTGGACGGCGCCCCGGCGCTGGCCCTGGCCCCGTGCGCGGTGCTCCCCGAGTACCAGGGGAAGGGGGCCGGCTCCGCGGCGATCCGCGCCGCGCTGGAGGCCGCCCGCGCGATGGGCGAGAACCTGGTGCTGGTGCTCGGGCACGCCGACTACTACCCGCGGTTCGGGTTCACCCCGGCCTCCGGGTTCGGCGTCCGGCCGCCGTTCGAGGTCCCGGACGAGGCGGTGATGGCCCTCGCCCTGGACCCGGGCCGCCCGGTTCCGACCGGCACCATCGCCTACCCGCCGGCCTTCGGCGTCTGA
- a CDS encoding GNAT family N-acetyltransferase, translating to MPSTIPLRLLRADDAGPLAELLSDNRAFLAPWEPLRDDDFSTAEGQRDAIARALDAHAAGAGVPLVILDAEGGIAGRLDINGITRGALQSASLSYWVAADRNGRGLATGAVAEAKQIAFAELGLHRLQAETLLHNTASQRVLKKNGFTPYGVAPQYLKIAGEWQDHVLYQVLNEEHEEHEEHEEHEE from the coding sequence ATGCCTTCCACCATTCCCCTCCGCCTTCTCCGCGCCGACGACGCCGGGCCCCTGGCGGAGCTGCTCTCCGACAACCGCGCCTTCCTCGCCCCCTGGGAACCGCTCCGCGACGACGACTTCTCCACCGCCGAGGGTCAGCGGGACGCCATCGCCCGGGCGCTCGACGCCCACGCGGCGGGCGCCGGGGTCCCGCTGGTGATCCTGGACGCCGAGGGCGGCATCGCAGGCCGCCTCGACATCAACGGCATCACCCGCGGCGCCCTGCAGTCCGCCTCCCTCAGCTACTGGGTCGCCGCCGACCGCAACGGCCGCGGCCTGGCCACCGGCGCCGTCGCCGAGGCCAAGCAGATCGCCTTCGCCGAGCTGGGCCTGCACCGCCTGCAGGCGGAGACGCTGCTGCACAACACCGCCTCGCAGCGCGTGCTGAAGAAGAACGGCTTCACCCCCTACGGCGTCGCCCCGCAGTACCTCAAGATCGCCGGCGAGTGGCAGGACCACGTCCTCTACCAGGTCCTCAACGAGGAGCACGAGGAGCACGAGGAACACGAGGAACACGAGGAATAG
- a CDS encoding DUF5710 domain-containing protein, whose amino-acid sequence MAAERIWLDVPFAEKDEAKALGARWDARRRRWYAPRAGMAGLDRWAAAPDVPDLLPGEDRSLGSGLYVDLVPSTCWFTNVRSCVSQRDWERLRRMVVGRAGRRCEICGAAAVPAERVRLEVHERWAYDRASRVQTLKRLICLCTPCHTVTHFGLAQIRGRAAEALAHLREVTGMTDAQARGHVDDAFTVWEARSALVWSLDLSMLTSTGIEVTPPPEALSRAEAARTELERRPGTG is encoded by the coding sequence ATGGCGGCCGAGCGGATCTGGTTGGACGTACCGTTCGCGGAGAAGGACGAGGCGAAGGCGCTCGGCGCGCGCTGGGACGCGCGGCGGCGGCGCTGGTACGCGCCGCGGGCGGGCATGGCGGGACTGGACCGGTGGGCGGCCGCGCCGGACGTGCCCGATCTGCTCCCCGGCGAGGACCGGTCGCTGGGCTCCGGGCTCTACGTCGACCTGGTCCCGAGCACCTGCTGGTTCACCAACGTCCGCTCCTGCGTATCGCAGCGGGACTGGGAGCGGCTGCGCCGGATGGTCGTCGGCCGCGCCGGCCGGCGGTGCGAGATCTGCGGGGCCGCCGCGGTCCCCGCCGAGCGGGTCCGGCTGGAGGTGCACGAGCGGTGGGCCTACGACCGCGCCTCCCGGGTGCAGACGCTCAAGCGGCTGATCTGCCTGTGCACCCCGTGCCACACCGTCACCCACTTCGGCCTGGCCCAGATCCGCGGCCGCGCCGCCGAGGCCCTGGCCCACCTGCGCGAGGTCACCGGGATGACCGACGCCCAGGCCCGGGGGCACGTCGACGACGCCTTCACCGTGTGGGAGGCCCGCTCGGCCCTGGTCTGGTCGCTGGACCTGTCCATGCTGACCTCCACCGGCATCGAGGTCACCCCGCCCCCGGAGGCCCTGTCCCGCGCCGAGGCCGCCCGCACCGAACTGGAACGCCGCCCCGGGACCGGCTGA
- a CDS encoding RNA ligase family protein has product MDPRTVDLDALNSATKYPSIPTYHVLDPKNGGLLEETVAFSGEVVLSEKVDGTNARIILFPGGYILGSREELLYARGDLIGNPALGIVDALRGAADRLTPPETGLRVYYLEVYGGKVTGASKEYTGSRAVGHRLFDVAEVDADVLAWPRPRISAWREDGGQAFLPEDELVAAAEKEGFERAPRLGSIDAAELPAGIAGMQEFLAELLPATRAALDDGAGGRPEGVVLRTPDRSAIAKARFQDYRRTLKRRR; this is encoded by the coding sequence GTGGACCCCCGGACCGTCGACCTCGACGCGCTCAACTCCGCGACCAAGTACCCGAGCATCCCCACCTACCACGTGCTCGACCCGAAGAACGGCGGCCTGCTGGAGGAGACCGTCGCCTTCTCCGGCGAGGTCGTGCTGAGCGAGAAGGTCGACGGAACGAACGCGCGGATCATCCTCTTCCCCGGCGGCTACATCCTCGGCAGCCGCGAGGAGCTGCTGTACGCGCGCGGCGACCTGATCGGCAACCCGGCGCTGGGCATCGTCGACGCGCTGCGCGGCGCGGCCGACCGGCTCACCCCGCCCGAGACCGGCCTGCGCGTCTACTACCTGGAGGTCTACGGCGGCAAGGTGACCGGCGCGAGCAAGGAGTACACCGGCAGCCGGGCGGTCGGCCACCGCCTGTTCGACGTCGCCGAGGTGGACGCGGACGTACTGGCCTGGCCCCGCCCCCGGATCTCGGCGTGGCGGGAGGACGGCGGCCAGGCGTTCCTGCCCGAGGACGAACTGGTCGCGGCCGCGGAGAAGGAGGGCTTCGAGCGGGCCCCGCGCCTGGGCTCCATCGACGCGGCGGAGCTGCCCGCCGGCATCGCCGGGATGCAGGAGTTCCTCGCCGAGCTCCTGCCGGCCACCCGGGCGGCCCTGGACGATGGCGCCGGCGGCCGCCCCGAGGGCGTGGTGCTGCGCACCCCGGACCGCTCCGCGATCGCCAAGGCCCGGTTCCAGGACTACCGCCGCACCCTGAAGCGGCGCCGCTGA
- a CDS encoding ADP-ribosylation/crystallin J1 has protein sequence MTGTDTTTLWRPTGPVELDLVRASGWRAWPPRLPEQPIFYPVLNEDYAVRIARDWNVRHDGAGFVTRFEADTAFLSRYPVRQAGGRTILELWVPAEELDEFNAHIVGGIRLVHEFHGPDGPDR, from the coding sequence ATGACCGGTACGGACACGACGACCCTGTGGCGCCCCACCGGGCCCGTCGAGCTGGACCTGGTCCGCGCATCGGGCTGGCGGGCCTGGCCGCCGCGCCTGCCCGAGCAGCCGATCTTCTACCCGGTTCTCAACGAGGACTACGCGGTCCGGATCGCCCGCGACTGGAACGTCCGGCACGACGGGGCGGGTTTCGTCACCCGCTTCGAGGCGGACACCGCCTTCCTGTCCCGCTACCCGGTCCGCCAGGCCGGCGGCCGGACCATCCTCGAACTCTGGGTCCCCGCCGAGGAGCTGGACGAGTTCAACGCGCACATCGTCGGCGGGATCCGGCTCGTCCACGAGTTCCACGGCCCCGACGGGCCGGACCGCTGA
- a CDS encoding MFS transporter → MATDDPARATWREWLGLAVLTLPLLMTAADMSVLFLALPSIAADLSPGSTQLLWITHVCDFLAVGFALTMGRLVDRLGARRMLVAGMSVYGLASLAAAYAPAPEALIGMRAVLGISAATVMPAVLSLLRPMFRAPAQFSLAVAVVMSAFSVGMAIGPPLGGLLLEYFWWGAVFLINVPVAAVLLLSAPLLPAGRGTGAGRVDMLSVLLSLGAILAVVFGFQEIADAQAGSGGEPVWPYAGAIAAGPALGALFVRRQLRLADPLLDLRLFAIPAFSVSLGGMLLMLLAYGGSDLLLTQFLQTVLGLSPGRVGLLMIAPAAAALISGMAAPLLTRLFGAVRTMVGALLLAGVTAAGMALMAGRADPVVLIALVTVIALAVGPLFPIFTELVVGSASEERSGSAAAVSDVGGGLGQALSVATLGSISLVLYQGALRATAPEGVPDEAVRAAGESIGGAGAVAGRLPDEAGRALLDSANTAFTAGVQGGYAFGAVFLVLAAAVVGWFLRGGRVDAAARRKDAEAADEGAAGAGEGAAAADARPA, encoded by the coding sequence ATGGCGACCGACGACCCGGCACGGGCGACATGGCGGGAGTGGCTCGGGCTGGCGGTGCTGACCCTGCCGCTGCTGATGACCGCCGCCGACATGAGCGTGCTGTTCCTCGCGCTGCCGAGCATCGCGGCCGACCTGAGCCCGGGCAGCACGCAGCTGCTCTGGATCACCCACGTCTGCGACTTCCTCGCGGTCGGGTTCGCGCTGACCATGGGACGGCTGGTGGACCGGCTGGGCGCCCGGCGGATGCTGGTCGCCGGGATGTCGGTCTACGGGCTCGCCTCGCTCGCCGCCGCCTACGCGCCCGCGCCGGAGGCGCTGATCGGGATGCGCGCGGTGCTGGGGATCTCCGCGGCCACCGTCATGCCGGCGGTGCTCTCCCTGCTGCGCCCGATGTTCCGCGCCCCGGCCCAATTCTCCCTGGCGGTGGCGGTGGTGATGAGCGCCTTCTCGGTGGGCATGGCGATCGGGCCGCCGCTGGGCGGGCTGCTCCTGGAGTACTTCTGGTGGGGCGCGGTCTTCCTGATCAACGTGCCCGTCGCAGCGGTGCTGCTGCTGAGCGCCCCGCTGCTGCCGGCCGGGCGCGGCACCGGGGCCGGCCGGGTCGACATGCTCAGCGTGCTGCTGTCGCTCGGCGCGATCCTCGCCGTGGTCTTCGGCTTCCAGGAGATCGCCGACGCCCAGGCGGGCAGCGGCGGGGAACCGGTGTGGCCCTACGCCGGCGCGATCGCGGCCGGGCCGGCGCTGGGCGCGCTGTTCGTCCGGCGCCAGCTGAGGCTCGCCGACCCCCTGCTCGACCTGCGGCTCTTCGCGATCCCCGCGTTCTCCGTCTCGCTCGGCGGCATGCTGCTGATGCTGCTCGCCTACGGCGGCAGCGACCTGCTGCTCACCCAGTTCCTTCAGACGGTGCTCGGGCTGTCGCCGGGCCGGGTCGGCCTGCTGATGATCGCCCCCGCGGCGGCCGCGCTGATCAGCGGGATGGCCGCGCCGCTGCTCACCCGGCTGTTCGGGGCGGTCCGCACCATGGTGGGCGCCCTGCTGCTCGCCGGCGTCACCGCGGCCGGCATGGCGCTGATGGCCGGCCGGGCCGACCCGGTCGTGCTCATCGCACTGGTCACCGTCATCGCGCTGGCGGTCGGCCCGCTGTTCCCCATCTTCACCGAGCTGGTCGTCGGCTCCGCCTCAGAGGAGCGGTCCGGGAGCGCGGCCGCGGTGAGCGACGTCGGCGGCGGTCTCGGCCAGGCGCTGAGCGTGGCGACGCTCGGCTCCATCTCCCTGGTGCTCTACCAGGGCGCCTTGCGGGCCACCGCCCCGGAGGGGGTGCCCGATGAGGCGGTGCGGGCGGCCGGAGAGAGCATCGGCGGCGCGGGCGCGGTGGCCGGGCGGCTGCCCGATGAGGCGGGCCGGGCGCTGCTGGACTCCGCGAACACCGCGTTCACCGCCGGGGTGCAGGGCGGCTACGCCTTCGGCGCGGTCTTCCTGGTGCTGGCCGCCGCGGTGGTGGGCTGGTTCCTGCGCGGCGGCCGCGTCGACGCGGCCGCCCGGCGGAAGGACGCGGAAGCGGCCGACGAGGGGGCGGCCGGTGCGGGGGAGGGCGCCGCGGCCGCGGACGCCCGGCCGGCCTGA
- a CDS encoding MFS transporter: protein MKTEQEAAPEGARRAGAREWGGLVLLALPALVIAMDFSVLHLAVPHLSADLDPTSTQMLWIVDVYGFLIAGLLVPMGTVGDRIGRRRLLLAGAAAFGAASVLAAMATGPEMLIAARALLGVTGATLLPSTMSLITTMFTDPGQRRLAIAVWSGGFMAGGVVGPLVGGVLLEYFWWGSVFLPALPVMIALIAFGPFLVPEYRSPSAGRVDAPSIALAMAAILPAVYGIKEIAKDGPGAVPLLALAAGAVLGWVFVRRQRRLTDPLLDLRLFAAREFSASLGAQTAGLFALGAVTFFTMQYLQMVIGLSPLAAGLWTVPGMLLGVAGNLLVPMLARRVAPGTVVTWAFAAAAGSMLLVAAAGTSGLALAVAGFTLLNLVLNPAMVLTYDLILTSAPPERAGAAAGAAETGNELGIALGVAITGSIGTAVYRRLLAGDALPDGVPPEAAASARDTLGGAVAAADGLPGATAEPLLAVAREAFVQGMQVATVLLAVLLAAVAATTGVLLRRRRPAATPAAEDREEPRAREEAACDA from the coding sequence ATGAAGACCGAGCAGGAGGCGGCGCCCGAGGGCGCCCGCCGGGCCGGGGCCCGGGAATGGGGCGGCCTGGTGCTGCTGGCACTGCCCGCCCTGGTGATCGCGATGGACTTCTCGGTGCTGCACCTGGCGGTGCCGCACCTCAGCGCCGACCTCGACCCGACGAGCACGCAGATGCTGTGGATCGTCGACGTCTACGGGTTCCTCATCGCCGGGCTGCTGGTCCCGATGGGCACGGTCGGCGACCGGATCGGCCGGCGCCGGCTGCTGCTGGCCGGCGCGGCCGCGTTCGGCGCGGCGTCGGTGCTCGCCGCCATGGCGACCGGTCCGGAGATGCTCATCGCCGCCCGCGCCCTGCTCGGGGTGACCGGGGCGACCCTGCTGCCGTCCACGATGTCGCTGATCACCACGATGTTCACCGACCCCGGGCAGCGGCGGCTGGCCATCGCGGTCTGGTCCGGCGGGTTCATGGCCGGCGGTGTGGTCGGGCCGCTGGTCGGCGGGGTGCTGCTGGAGTACTTCTGGTGGGGATCGGTGTTCCTACCGGCCCTGCCGGTGATGATCGCGCTCATCGCCTTCGGCCCGTTCCTGGTGCCCGAATACCGGTCCCCCTCCGCGGGCCGGGTCGACGCGCCCAGCATCGCGCTGGCCATGGCGGCCATCCTGCCCGCGGTCTACGGGATCAAGGAGATCGCCAAGGACGGTCCCGGCGCGGTGCCGCTGCTCGCGCTCGCCGCCGGCGCGGTGCTCGGCTGGGTCTTCGTCCGGCGCCAGCGCCGGCTCACCGACCCCCTGCTCGATCTGCGGCTCTTCGCCGCGCGCGAGTTCAGCGCCTCGCTGGGGGCGCAGACCGCCGGGCTGTTCGCGCTGGGCGCCGTCACCTTCTTCACCATGCAGTACCTGCAGATGGTGATCGGGCTGTCCCCGCTGGCCGCCGGGCTGTGGACGGTCCCCGGCATGCTCCTCGGCGTGGCCGGGAACCTGCTGGTGCCGATGCTGGCCCGGCGCGTCGCTCCGGGCACCGTGGTCACCTGGGCGTTCGCCGCGGCCGCCGGGTCGATGCTGCTCGTCGCGGCCGCCGGAACCTCCGGCCTCGCCCTGGCGGTCGCCGGGTTCACCCTGCTCAACCTGGTGCTCAACCCGGCCATGGTGCTCACCTACGACCTGATCCTCACCTCCGCGCCCCCGGAGCGGGCCGGCGCCGCCGCGGGGGCCGCCGAGACCGGCAACGAGCTGGGCATCGCCCTGGGCGTGGCGATCACCGGCAGCATCGGCACCGCGGTCTACCGGCGGCTGCTCGCCGGCGACGCGCTGCCGGACGGCGTCCCGCCGGAGGCCGCCGCCTCGGCCCGGGACACCCTGGGCGGTGCGGTGGCCGCGGCGGACGGGCTCCCCGGCGCGACCGCCGAACCCCTGCTGGCGGTCGCCCGGGAGGCGTTCGTCCAGGGGATGCAGGTGGCGACGGTACTCCTCGCGGTGCTGCTCGCCGCGGTCGCGGCCACCACCGGTGTCCTGCTCCGCCGCCGTCGCCCTGCCGCGACCCCCGCGGCAGAGGACCGGGAAGAGCCCCGGGCCCGGGAGGAGGCCGCCTGCGACGCCTGA
- a CDS encoding TIGR02452 family protein, whose protein sequence is MSTRLRQQWTETRDAVERGYYTVDGRKADLTGHLAAMREGIRLYLPDELPALADAAVSARRPGAPETRTEVTGESTLRAARRMAADGPVAVLNFASARNPGGGVANGARAQEESLARSSALYDSLVRRPEFYEHHRAERSLVYTDRIIYSPGVPVFREDGGGWLDEPYTAAFLTAAAPNRRMIERNTPERRDQVRPALVSRSRGVLAVAADRGHTRLVLGAWGCGVFGNHPAEVAEVFHDHLTGAFAGVFEEVTFAVLDRPDGPTRRAFADVFGG, encoded by the coding sequence ATGTCAACGCGATTGCGCCAGCAGTGGACCGAGACCCGGGACGCCGTGGAGCGGGGGTACTACACGGTGGACGGCCGCAAGGCCGACCTCACCGGGCACCTCGCCGCGATGCGCGAGGGGATCCGGCTCTACCTGCCCGATGAACTGCCCGCGCTGGCCGACGCGGCGGTATCGGCCCGGCGGCCCGGTGCGCCGGAGACCCGGACCGAGGTGACCGGGGAGAGCACCCTGAGGGCCGCTCGCCGGATGGCCGCCGACGGGCCGGTGGCGGTGCTCAACTTCGCCTCGGCGCGCAACCCCGGCGGCGGCGTCGCCAACGGGGCGCGCGCCCAGGAGGAGAGCCTGGCGCGGTCCAGCGCGCTCTACGACAGCCTGGTCCGCCGCCCGGAGTTCTACGAGCACCACCGGGCCGAGCGCAGCCTGGTCTACACCGACCGGATCATCTACTCGCCCGGCGTCCCGGTCTTCCGCGAGGACGGCGGCGGCTGGCTGGACGAGCCCTACACCGCGGCGTTCCTCACCGCCGCCGCGCCGAACCGCCGGATGATCGAGCGGAACACCCCGGAGCGTCGCGACCAGGTACGGCCCGCGCTGGTCAGCCGCTCCCGCGGGGTGCTCGCCGTCGCGGCGGACCGCGGCCACACCCGGCTGGTGCTGGGCGCCTGGGGCTGCGGTGTGTTCGGCAACCACCCCGCCGAGGTCGCCGAGGTCTTCCACGACCACCTCACCGGCGCGTTCGCCGGCGTGTTCGAGGAGGTCACCTTCGCCGTGCTGGACCGCCCGGACGGCCCGACCCGGCGCGCCTTCGCCGACGTCTTCGGCGGCTAG
- a CDS encoding GNAT family N-acetyltransferase has product MADTPSPERPEGPALRDVEPDDLHVYLRIRCDPVMMADLGGPLPRAGMAEKVAADVRLVAEGRALIKMIVPDPARPGDVAGSVTLWRDEEERRTEIGWTVLPEYQGRGLAKRATARVLELAREQGRWGAVHAFPAVQNAASNGVCRSLGFTLLGRTDVDFAGRILHCNHWVIDDAPAAEASNGAAPR; this is encoded by the coding sequence ATGGCGGACACCCCTTCGCCCGAGCGGCCCGAAGGGCCGGCGCTGCGCGACGTCGAGCCCGACGACCTGCACGTCTACCTCCGGATCCGGTGCGACCCGGTGATGATGGCCGACCTGGGCGGGCCGCTGCCGCGCGCGGGCATGGCGGAGAAGGTCGCGGCCGACGTCCGCCTGGTCGCCGAGGGCCGGGCGCTGATCAAGATGATCGTCCCGGACCCCGCACGCCCCGGCGACGTCGCCGGGAGCGTGACCCTGTGGCGGGACGAGGAGGAGCGGCGCACCGAGATCGGCTGGACGGTGCTGCCCGAGTACCAGGGCCGAGGCCTGGCCAAGCGGGCCACCGCGCGGGTCCTGGAGCTCGCCCGCGAGCAGGGGCGGTGGGGCGCGGTGCACGCCTTCCCCGCCGTGCAGAACGCGGCCTCCAACGGGGTCTGCCGGTCACTCGGCTTCACCCTGCTGGGGCGGACCGACGTCGACTTCGCCGGCCGGATCCTGCACTGCAACCACTGGGTCATCGACGACGCCCCGGCGGCGGAGGCGTCGAACGGCGCGGCCCCGAGGTGA